tctcagaagaaaaaaacatgcaagTGATTACCAAGATGATTACTTAATCATTCATCCATACGATTCAAAATGCTATCAGGGATGAGGTTTTATCATAGGGTTAGCtttagggtttgtttggttCGGTCACCTCTTTACTGGGAAGagcttaaatttcatttttgagcattttATGATATGTTCCTTGTAATCATGCACAAAACCAATtctttcaagatttttcttttttgaaaataaacaaattaagtgCTGTGAGAtccatgcaataaaaaaaagggttctttTACACCAAGAAATCATGGCCAAACTctgctttattgattttacaagGAAGCTAAACACATTAGACATAATATCTCTTTACAGAATCAGAATTCACGGGTCtggctagatcttctccatccattctagataacttcaaagctcctcctgagaaagCCTTCTTCACTACATAAGGACCTTCATAATTTGGGGCCCATTTGCTTCGATCTTCTCCTGGCAAAGACAATAATTTCTTCAGCACTAGATCTCCTTCTTGGAACATGCGAGGTCTAACCTTCTTGTCATATGCCTTGGGCATCCTCTTCtggtagagttgatgatgacagattgcaGCCAACCTCTTCTCACTGATCAGGTTTAACTGTTCATATCTTACTTTGGCCCATTCAGCCTCTTCTAATTCTGAATCCATCAACACCCTCAACGAAGGTATTtctacttccaaaggcatcaccgcctccattccGTATACCAGAGCATACAGAGTAGTCCCTGTCGAGGTTCTTACTGCAGTGCGATATGCATGGAGAGCAAATgtcaacatctcatgccaatccttgtaagtgacTACCATTTTCTGCACAATTTTCTTGATATTCTTGTTGGCTGCTTCCACAGCACCATTCATCTTGGGCCTATATGGTGAGGAAtttgaatgcttgattttccatttggTACAAAGCTCCACGATCATTTTGCTGTTGAAATTCTGTGCATTATCGGTCACTATCTTTTCTGGCGGACCATAACGACAAATCAAGTCTTTTTCTATAAACCTCTTCACCACTTTCTGTGTTACATGGGCGTATGAactggcttctacccatttcgtgaagtagtcaatagctacAAGGATGAATCTATGCccattgctggcttttgggttaatcggtccaatcacatcaattccccacattgcaaatgGCCAGGGCGATGCTAAATTAATCAAAGGAGTCGGAGGCACGTTGACCTTATCGCTATGTACTTGACACTTATGACATTTCCTGACATAGTCGATGCagtctttttctagtgtcatccagAAATAACCGGCCCTTTGTATCTTCCTTGCTATCATATGTCCGTTAGCatgagttgagcaaatcccttcatgtACCTCCCGTAGAGCATTTTTAGCATCGGTCTCATTCAAACACCTTAGCAAGGTTCcgtcaaatgatcttttatacaGAATCTCTCCATCTAGGTAGAAATCCATGGCCAACCTTCTTACGGTTTTCTTATCCATCTTCGAAGCTCCCACTGGATATTCCTGATTTTGCACaaaattcttgatatcgtagTACTAAGGCTTTCCATCTACCTCCCCTTCAACTGAGCAACAGTGAGCTGGGTTATTTATGATGTCTATGTGTACAGGATGTACCTTATGCCCGAGATCAATCGTAACCATAGCAGCCAacgtggccaaagcatccgcaaaatggttcccttctcttcctagatgggtgaatcttATCTCTTCGAATTCTTCTGATAGCGCAACTAAATATTCCTGGTACGGCCtcaatttttcttcctttgtttgCCATTCTCCTTTCACCTGACAGATAATCAACATTGAGTcaccatatacatctatctttcGGACCTTCAACTCTAGCGCGGCTTCTAAACCCAAGATACAAGCCTCATATTCAGCCGTATTATTGGtgcattcaaaatataatttaattgaaaccGGATACTGTTTCTAGTCAGGAGAGATGATCACTGCACCGGCCCCATTTCCATAAACATTCACTGCTccatcaaaaaacatggtccaccaatctgtcttttcttcttctcctgctATTGATAATACATTTTCATCTgggaaatcaaaatctaatggctcataatcttcaacagcattatcAGCTAGGTGGTCGGCAATTGCGCTCCCCttcacggctttccttgtcatatatactatgtcatattctgacaacaaaacctgccaccttgcaattcggCTTGAGAGATAGGGCTTGTCACAGATGTACCTTAGTGGATccacttttgaaatcaacaaagtGGTGTGATACAACATGTAATGTCGTAATCTTTTTGTCGCCCAAACCAATGCACAACAGAGTTTTTCTATCACAgtgtatctggactcacattcagtgaactTCTTACTTAGATAATAAATAGCCCTCTgtttccttccggtttcatcatgctgacccaatacacatcccataGCTGTTTTAGTCACCGTCAGATATAGTATTAAAGGCCTTCCTGATACAGGAGGAACAAGCAAAGGTGGACTTTGTAagtattgcttgattttattgaatgcctcctcacactcctcattccaaatCCCAGGATTATTTTTCCTTAGTAGCCGGAAGACAGGTTCACATGTTGTGGTCAGTTGAGCTATAAATCTGGCAATATAGTTCAATCTTCCCAAGAATCCTCTCACCTCCTTCTCCGTCTTTGGGGATGGCATGGATTGGATGGCCTTCACTTTATcaggatccacctctatacctttgtcgcttaccacaaatcccagCAGCtttccagatttaactccaaatgaacattttgcagggtTGAGCTTTAGTTTGTACTTCCTCAAACGCTCAAATAACTTCCTTAGAACTTTTACATGATCTTCTCCCTTCTTGGACTTAGCAATCatgtcatctacatacacctcaatcTCTTTATGCATCATATCATGGAACAGAGTCACCATGGCTCTCTGATAGGTGGCTCTTGCATTCTTCAGACCAAATGGCATAACCTTGTAGCAATAGGTTCCTCATGGTGTAACAAAAGTCGTTTTTGCCTTATCTTCTAGAGCCATCTTTATCTGATTGTATCCTGATaaaccatccataaaggaatacATGGAACTACGTGCAACATTgtccactaaaacatctatatGTGGCATAGGAAAATCATCTTTGGGGCTAGCTTTGTTCAAATTTCGGAAGTCcacacaaactctaatctttccttctttctttggtACAACAACAATGTTGGATACCCATTGTGGATATTTgactacttctagaaagcctGCATTCCACTGTTTTTCGAGTTCTGTCTTAACTTTGATCCAAATATCCGGGTGGGCTCTCCTCAacttctgcttgactggcttacAACCTTGCTCGAGCGGTATCTTATGCACGACGATATTTCTatccaaaccaggcatatccttgtaagaccaagcaaaaacatttgcatattcttgtaatagggctattattttttctctttcatcaGGAGTGATTAAGgtccctattttcaactcttttttaaTCTGATCATTACCCACGTTTATGGTTTCTAGCTCTTCTGTAGCTGGTTCCCAGGTTTGTTCATGTTGCTCTACTAACTTCGTAAATTCCTTaacattgctttcatcccattcttcttcttccatggtGATAACATGTTcgttaaagtttggccattcattcttGATGCTAagtgtatgtgatgttgtggaagatccgctttcagggttcctgaaagcggaaagtgTTTGGTGTAAATGCACAAGTAAAGAGACAAATTTGGAAAACGCATGATCTCATTAACAAAAGGTGGGCTcaatgacaacaacaaaatctaaTTGACATCCTGAGCCTTGACTGTCAATTAGGGataataaagcaaacaaaagcaACGACAAAAGCATGTTAAagcaaacaaagttggtttacattttaaacACTACTGGAGCTTCTTGAGTCACCCAGTTTTGGAACTTCTCGCCCTCGGCCAGCTTTCGCACGAAGGTCTCAGCTGAGACTTCTTCCATGGTGTGGATAGTCAGTTGTGGCAGGGCTTCATCTTCCTCTCCCGCTACCATCTTCATGTCACCTCCTTCCATGTTATCctcctccaaggtgtttatgcttATATTTGACAGTTCTTGACCAAGGCTTTCTGCTCCTTCATTGGGTTGCATTACATATGCAGCCTTCGGGAATGTCACtctaaggggagggatttccaACTTTTCTTCTTCAGGCTCTCTTCCTTCAATCCTGGCCATTCTTCTTTCCCTTCTCCGACTGGCAGCCCACCGATGATCCTCTTTTTTAGGTTTATACCCCaacccaaatctttgatcagcaCCTTTCATCTTTATCGGGTTTGCCTTTTTTGGTACCTCAGTGATAGGATTATACTGAAAGGGGATCCCTCGTTCCAAGAAGCATTGAGCCACCATCCTtgctgcttctgagatccttggccATCTTAGTACTGTGTTTTCAGGCACCCAGTCAGTGTTTAcaatctcaaaagcatggatattgttatccttgcaatcctccGCCTCAATGAAAGGTATGGCCACATTCTTTATCATGGACACTGTCTCCTCAGCTTTGACAGTCACCAACATCCCGTTCATGATATACTTCAGGCACTGGTGTAATGATGAAGTTACCGCCCCGGCCGTATGAATCCATGGTCTTcctaacaacatactataggaagggtggatatccataactTGAAATGTCACTAAGAACATTTGTGgccccacatatagctccacttccaAAGTCCCTATTATTGGTCTAGGTGAGCCGTCATATGCTCTGGCCATCATGGTACTTGgtttcatatgagattcatcgATCGGCATTTCTTCCAGAATATGCTTTGGCAACACATTAagggccgagccattatcgacaAGCACCTTTCCTATGAGGCAGTCCTTGCATCTAACAGTAATATATAGGGGCTTGTTGTGTCCagtaccttcagcatcaagctcatcagtGGTGAAATAcaggtaattagttgcatggattCTCCCCACCAAATGCTCCATGGTTTTCTGTTCAATGTCTTGAGGGACATATGCCTCATTCAAAACCTTTTGCAACGCGTTTCGATGTGGCTTAGAGttgagtatcaaggacataagggagatcctagttggagtcttttttagttgatctacTATGCAATATTCACTATGCtttatcaacttcaaaaattcatttgactCTTCTTCAGTCactggcttattaacttctgtTGCTTTGTCAAGATCTACCACTTCTTTGCCTTTTGCCTTCCTCAACTCTTCGGGAGTAAAGCACCGGCCACTCCGAGTTAACCCACTGATTTCAGTTTGGAATAAAGGAAGAGAAGCTTGAATGTTGGCAGCGAAACCATAATCATAaggcatggcattgtgatttCCTTTGGTGTGGGAAGGTTTAGCCAAGATTAACTTTGGTGGCCCATTAGCTGTTGGTTGGACCCTACATACTCTTGACATCTTATCTTGACCTTCCATCATACTTACCTCATGATTGCCTTCTGCGGGCTCGATCCTCAACTCTCCTAATGCCATCATTTTCGCCACCTTCTTGCGAAACTCGATGCACTTCTCAATATGATGCCCctctcttccatggaactcacaATAGTCACCTCCCTCAAATTGACCTTCAATATTTATCTCAAGAAATCCTAATTTTACCAACATGCCATACAACTCCTTCATGGATACCTTCAACACCTTGCTTTGATTCCCAACTTCTATCATGCCTACTCCATTATTACTTGCGGCATGATTaggcaatggatttgaattgATGCTGGGCATGTCTTCGAAAGATACCCACCCCCTTTTGATAAGCTCTAACAATCTCCTTTTAAAAGGCGTAACTGGTTTCGATTCCATGCCCCGGATTACCGGCATGGTATTCGCAAGTTAATTCGGGCTTGTACCATATGGGAAAAGACGGTTGGATTGGTGGTAGAAGGATCTGGAGCTATCTGTCCAATGCTCAACAATTTCGTACAAGTCTTTTAAAGGCATGGGTAGTGGAGGCAGTTGCTCAGAAGGATATCCTGTATATGGCCTTTGGTTGTTTTGGTTGTTTGGCTGGGGGTTTGCTCGATTGGTGTTAAAAGGTTTGGCAAAGTTCATGTTGGCGAATTGATGGACATGAATTTGTGGGTTTTGGTAGTTTACTTTTTTGCCCTTATACCCGCCTTCTAAGTTATTAACGTCACCTTCcctttttcttccaacaaaacctttcttctctaaaggctctGATATGCGCCCaactttaatcccttgctctttTCTTTCTACCacgcgtacaacatcatagaaatgctgagATGAGCTCCCCATTAAATGCTCGtagtaaggtgccttgaaggtattagcgaacaaagtcaccatctccgtctTTATCAATGGAGGTTGCGCATGTGTTGCCTCATCCCTCCATCTTTGTGCGTAAACCCTTACTGACTcctggcttctcttttccattgacataaggctcgttcgGTCCGGAGCAATTTCCAAGTTGAACTTGtactgcttaaggaaagcctccactaaatccttccatttcttgattttggcattatccaacctcatgtaccaGCTTAGTGGAGACCCTgctagactgtcttggaaaaaataGATCAACAACTTATCATCATGGATCACCTTAGCTATcttgttgcaataagatcgaaggtgaatGTTTGGGCATTCTAATCCAGTGcactttataaactccggtatcctaaaatcttttagCACCATGATGTTTGGTACTAAGCATACTTCGGAAGCTCACATGGGATCgaaccaatcatttccctcaactgctcttaacctttcttccaaagcgGATATCTTGTCGTCGTTCATAAAACCAGTGGACCGATTATCGAAAGGGCCATCCACTATTAAATCTACAATGacgtgagcttgagggggctgggTGGGAATGACAGGTGTAAAGTGTTGTTCCAttactgaatctgcccccaagttctgagatacccTAGGGACATGAGCTGAGGATGCTCCTATCGGTGGTTGGGTGGACGTTCCCTCCCTGTTTTTAGCTCTTAGAAGTttctcaagcagattggtcatccgggaaactttatttttcacggattccagTTCACTTTGGTAGCGGGATTCTAGGGCGGCCCTCTCTTTgttctccattcttgatctcAGCCTGGTGTAGTGGACCTTAGATgagggacctatgtttcacgatctggagtGGTGCATGAAAAATATGTAAATGAATGTATGATAAAGAATGATGCATGATGCATATGTAATGTTTCTCAAAAAACGATCGATGGCCAATATTTCGCTTGCATAATGGGTATGGTCTCCTTTTGTCATGTTCCTTATCAGGGGCAGTTTTGGTCAAGTTGTTGCTTTGGTAGACTTAACtctaataaaagatattttacaaAAGACGGGTCAAagcccttttcattaataatattagttaATACATCTCTTGAAAAGAGGATacaaaagcaaagaagaaaagtACATCATTCTTCCTTTTCATCCCTATTTCTAGCCATTGGCAGGAAAGCAAGGCCTcgattctcaattttttctaaGAATGCATCAGTCTCAGCCAAGCTTTGTCGATAACGAAGGATATCCCTTCCCACCCGTCGAGTATTAGTTCTAATAATCCATGCATGAATGGCAGCttcatccatttgctcatcTGCTTTGGCCATCTTCTCTATTTGTTCTGATTCAGGGTATTGTTATTGGTGTTGATCTGTTCCTTATGTTTCTCTGAAGCTTCCCACTTTTCGGTCAACTGTTTTACCTTTTCCTGCTCTTTGTCAAGTTTTGCTTTTAGCAtccaaatttcatttttcttagttGCCAACTCTGTCTTAACAACCtcatcttccttcccctttCTTTTGCAATACTACAATTCGGCTAGCTGACTTTCTATCATCACATATTTCTTGTTTAACTCATCATACTTCTCGATTCGGTCTAGCAACTCTACTTGAACATGCAGGAATTTGTATTGATTGTATTTCGCACTCTCTTGATAGTCATTGAAGTCAACCTTTAATGCTTCCAATTTAGAGCTGCTCtgcatccaatccaaaatcAGTACTCCCTTCTCTTTCTCAGACTCTTCCATTACAGCCTTTCCTTTGCTTAGTTGCAGCTCCAACATCATTATCTTTGCATCTCTAGATTCAAGTTGTTTGTTTAGAAATACTCTGCTTTTGTCTCcttccatcatcatcatttctaATGCTGCTTTGTCTCTCTTGCTTTTTCCCAATTCTATTTGGAGCCTTTCTAATTGCCCCATAAGGTCCTCCTCATTACTGACCTTCTTCCTTTTCAGTGACCCTTTTATAATTCATGAAGGCCTGTCTTCAGAACATGGCATACTAGGCGTAGCAAGCGGTCAAGGTCGGATTCCTCCACTTTTCATATCCTTCATTTGAGTTGGGGTCTTTTAACCTTTCAGACTCCTTTTGAATTAAAGTCAAGTGGGTCCAATCTTGTTTAATAGTTGCAAGAACTTCTAGCGCGGATTGATCCTTGAAAAACCCGAAAAATTCAGCAAGTCCCACAGTCTTTGGGATGTGTTGTATGCTGCCTAACTGTCTTATCACCAGGGCCGGAGCATAACTGATATAACCGGTGATCCCAACTAAAGGTACCTAGCATTTTTGTCCACAACAGACTAGGACATCAACCGATTTGACCCAAGGGGCTTTCCAACTAAAGTGGCTACTAGGTAACTCTTGCAGCCTTTTCATCCAACCTTGATCACCCAGGCTTCCCCATTCTTCTTTTGCTACATCTTCAAGGTTTTTTGGTTAAAccaccaaatttttttaaagatcgGCCTTTTGGTTTCAATATGGCTTACCATCCAGATGCATAATAACTGAGTACAACATCTCATTGCGCCTTTCCCAGTCTTTCTGAAATGGTTGAGAATCAGGAACGTCTCGACTAATATGGCAGTTATAGGGTTGACATGAGTATTTTCATATTCCACAAATGCAGTAGCAGCTTCTAGACTTATAACTCATGTTAAGCTTGGAAATAACACAAGACCATATATCCCTAGAGCGATTAACCTGTCTTTTTCGAGCATCGATCCATATTgcgatttttttctttctagttcaACCTCTAGAAATTTCCACTTTAAACCGCTGACATTCTTCTCTAAAAATCTGCTCAAATAcagaattttcaataattttgacaATTCAGGGATTATCTTGTCATTTCTCAAAGGGAAATAAACCCTGTGCAAGTGTTTGGGAAACTCCATCAACATTCCATACTCCTCTATAGTGGGACACAAATCCACATTTCCAAAGGAAAAGCATCTGTAATCAGGATCCCAAAAGTTAATCAGGGCTTTGATTGCTGGGTTCAATACTTCTATCTTTGTAATTTCTAGCAGTCGCCCATACTTCTCGAAAAATGTTGCCACATTAATGTTCTGACTATGAACCAATATTCTCTTCATCTCATTTATCATGCAATTCAAGTCTTTGACTACTGGAAGCTTCCTTGCATTACATTTAGAGACACCTCCCTATGATAGTTGTGACAATACAGAAATCTGCCTATATTCCACAGTAGTAAATTTGGTAATGATGGCCATCTTATCATTTTAAAAGACCTGAAAACGAATATGTTTTATAGTTAGGTTTATGTATTatgcaaaaaacatgtattgtGGAGCATACACCCTAAAGGCCGGTTCTAATTCTTTTATGCTTGACAAGGATAGGTTGGCTATTCAGTCtctaaaagggtctcttgttgtcccagtgattgccctcgtaaTGGCAATATGGGGGCTCAACAGGTAATGGGATGGCACATGTACCAatcattaccagtctaagcattcagcgaagagttggggtttacacaaacttaaaccttgactaaaagtcataaggtaagctgctagtcccccacttaacctaAAGTTTGTAATACaaactctagaaaaaaagaatgatgcaTGAAACAAATCTATACAATATATGAACAAAATATGTACAAAAATTAAAGCGTGTAAATAAAATCATCATCTTAACGACCAACATAGACAAAACCAAAAATCAGACAAAATAatgcttagtccacaaggtccccagtggagtcgtcattctgtcgcacgtgtgcggcataATGCGGCGATCGCCCACCACCTCCCTTTCATGAAGGTGAGGTAGGTTATTTATCTATTGTGGAAAATAGggtgagacaaggaattctttgtcTCTTAGTAGTGAAAACTGGATcgggagtcgccatctagtattctggttactaggaaccctaactggtatTTAGAGATCAAGTAtagagactggttgcgtaaagggaaggtgttagcaccccaatTACGCCCTATCTAAGGTAGGCtacattgttttgtctaataaaatctaagtcatatTGTGATTTCTTACTGttcagaatatgcattacgtgtaatgtcatacccctgGTTCTATTGtctgaaaaaagaattaaatatctggagtacgcattacgtgtaatgtcatgccccggatactaagagataaacaaaataaaatttttgtttgtttttgaaattttggccaatgttctcttgactttaataaactggttattaaagccaaaatgcatgctaaacattgatttttggtgtatatataaaaaatatacaatatgatttttaacttggagacacttggccgtatgcacgaaaatattttttcttcttttattgaaatttttttttcttttgaagttttgacgaaaaccgggtattttaatatcggatttTTGTATTAATCAAAATGCCATAAAAATACGCGTGAAACTTGTaaagttacaaaaaaatatttttgaattttttttaacaaaaataaaattaaaaaaaactgggCCGGATCTGGCCCAACCATCCTGGGCTGGGCCTGACCCGACCCATATACTGTGGGATGGACTCAACCCATTCGCGTGGgttgggctgatgttccagcccgTGACCAATGggatgggctggttactgtgtgcaGCACAGtaaccaacaaataatataattagctagttactgtgcgcAGTCAGGTGGTGCACTGTGGCGGTGGAGAGGAAGCACAGTGTCAGCTGTGGTGGTTCTTCTTctccagtatttttttttcctctgtcACTTCTTGTTCTTCCCCGTCTCCTTTATTggtttccctttcccttttctgTTATAATTTTTGGGTGGTTCCCAACCTTCCCTTCCTTCCtcaatctttctctctttcggttCCCTTTGATAAACTCTTGGCTCTCTTCTCTTAGTTTCCCTTAAATCATTCCCAGCTTCCCcccattttttctcctcttttctccCTCTGTAACACTTCTCTCAGGTGGTTCCCAGCTTTCCCTTCTCTCCCCAGTCTCTATCTTTCGATCCCTCTTCAAAACTTAGTCCTCTctctctcggttttttttttctcttaaaaatacTGCTAGCCCTCACCCTTTTTTCTTCCCTCTCTTTTCTCCCCCTCACTGCACTCCCTCCTCTGGTATTTATATGCAGAGGAGGGAAGGGCCACCTTATCCCTGCCATGGTGCAAGGTAAGGTGAGCCGGGATTTACTCGCAGCTTTCGGCGCGCCTGACTTCCATCATGGTGGCGTGGTGGCAGGGTCTGTGTAGGCATGGGTCGTGGCTGacttttttggttttagaaGAGAGGGAGATGATCGAGAGGCAGGGGAATattgcttcttcttcccctgttcCCTGCGtgtgcaggggaagaagaagaacttaTGGTGCcattcaaaacgacaccgtaaggttctttttttttttttgaacattacatgaaacgacgccgttttgcccaaaacgcgccgtttcatttaaaaggaaatggCACCAAAATACATCAATTTCAGATCAGCCTTTCAATTTGCGCGCCTTTTTCATtgtagtccttggttttggatttcttcaattaagtccttaattggccacCAGACTTCAATATgcatgcaattaagcccctgatttgactcaatcaacttttaaaaaatataatttgacaccagaacttcaatttcttccaattaaaacccaaattgacttaaaaatcaaattttcttgcaatcaaaccctctaataattcaattaaaccttcaataaaatttaattgagtccaaaAACATCTGATTTGTACTTTCCTTCCTCAAATAAATTTCCTtaatcaatagggctctcacttgtcaatgatatactgtcaaatttcgACATTTATATCTTTGAATCTCctcaaccaaattttttttgacttctttttttttttaataaatttttattcttctcttttcttatgcggggacccaaaaatgggttacgacAAATAGCATAACAAGATACCACAACAAATAACGAACATCAATTTTTCTATCAATGGTATAATAACCAACAACTTACTATCATATACTCGCAACTCTACTACTCATTATGAGGTAATTGCAACGCCATTCACCATGCTCCATGAGGAAAGCTAACATGACCAAGTTGCATAAATACTATGGGTTACAAAGTAAGCAGTGGAATATAAGTTGTTTTGACAATAACAAACACACAATATTCATAGATACTCTCTTCCACTTTCTTTACTCTCTTATACATTATTTATTTCCTACAATTTACTTGCTTAAGAATCGAAGGGTCTTTTATTCTGATAAGAAACTTGTCTTGTAGGGATTTTAAAGATCAATAACAAAACCTACATTCAAGACCTAGCACTTTCAACCTATGATCAAGACATGGAAAGCCCAAATCCAATATTAAGTTTTC
This genomic interval from Populus alba chromosome 1, ASM523922v2, whole genome shotgun sequence contains the following:
- the LOC118030913 gene encoding uncharacterized protein codes for the protein MPVIRGMESKPVTPFKRRLLELIKRGWVSFEDMPSINSNPLPNHAASNNGVGMIEVGNQSKVLKVSMKELYGMLVKLGFLEINIEGQFEGGDYCEFHGREGHHIEKCIEFRKKVAKMMALGELRIEPAEGNHEVSMMEGQDKMSRVCRVQPTANGPPKLILAKPSHTKGNHNAMPYDYGFAANIQASLPLFQTEISGLTRSGRCFTPEELRKAKGKEVVDLDKATEVNKPVTEEESNEFLKLIKHSEYCIVLNEAYVPQDIEQKTMEHLVGRIHATNYLYFTTDELDAEGTGHNKPLYITVRCKDCLIGKVLVDNGSALNVLPKHILEEMPIDESHMKPSTMMARAYDGSPRPIIGTLEVELYVGPQMFLVTFQVMDIHPSYSMLLGRPWIHTAGAVTSSLHQCLKYIMNGMLVTVKAEETVSMIKNVAIPFIEAEDCKDNNIHAFEIVNTDWVPENTVLRWPRISEAARMVAQCFLERGIPFQYNPITEVPKKANPIKMKGADQRFGLGYKPKKEDHRWAASRRRERRMARIEGREPEEEKLEIPPLRVTFPKAAYVMQPNEGAESLGQELSNISINTLEEDNMEGGDMKMVAGEEDEALPQLTIHTMEEVSAETFVRKLAEGEKFQNWVTQEAPDMPGLDRNIVVHKIPLEQGCKPVKQKLRRAHPDIWIKVKTELEKQWNAGFLEVVKYPQWVSNIVVVPKKEGKIRVCVDFRNLNKASPKDDFPMPHIDVLVDNVARSSMYSFMDGLSGYNQIKMALEDKNARATYQRAMVTLFHDMMHKEIEVYVDDMIAKSKKGEDHVKVLRKLFERLRKYKLKLNPAKCSFGVKSGKLLGFVVSDKGIEVDPDKVKAIQSMPSPKTEKEVRGFLGRLNYIARFIAQLTTTCEPVFRLLRKNNPGIWNEECEEAFNKIKQYLQSPPLLVPPVSGRPLILYLTVTKTAMGCVLGQHDETGRKQRAIYYLSKKFTECESRYTVIEKLCCALVWATKRLRHYMLYHTTLLISKVDPLRKAVKGSAIADHLADNAVEDYEPLDFDFPDENVLSIAGEEEKTDWWTMFFDGAVNVYGNGAEAALELKVRKIDVYGDSMLIICQEYPVGASKMDKKTVRRLAMDFYLDGEILYKRSFDGTLLRCLNETDAKNALREVHEGICSTHANGHMIARKIQRAASNGHRFILVAIDYFTKWVEASSYAHVTQKVVKRFIEKDLICRYGPPEKIVTDNAQNFNSKMIVELCTKWKIKHSNSSPYRPKMNGAVEAANKNIKKIVQKMVVTYKDWHEMLTFALHAYRTAVRTSTGTTLYALVYGMEAVMPLEVEIPSLRVLMDSELEEAEWAKVRYEQLNLISEKRLAAICHHQLYQKRMPKAYDKKVRPRMFQEGDLVLKKLLSLPGEDRSKWAPNYEGPYVVKKAFSGGALKYLKVKQKVTLDKSSGLKTNRIPETDKNLKGNCLKEFLTRILKVLVVMNKFKSC